Proteins encoded together in one Antennarius striatus isolate MH-2024 chromosome 13, ASM4005453v1, whole genome shotgun sequence window:
- the cfap58 gene encoding cilia- and flagella-associated protein 58 has protein sequence MEESGPGGEDVSLEEFQVVLNELDGDQSLDKVRVQYERLVHALKKSRENERRLMSKCRELNAEIVSTSTKVAAALKLSQEDETTIASLKRELDKAWKMVDTAHDKEKKDKETMRNLKEEVADLIKMGEQQSVLSVTQEQSARLKLNEELTRERDELLTNVESLREKLDKVIADQQEVEAQRDAAGENISQLQQELQVQQNEISREMRLKEKLDKEVKQLHIDMEAKMADIKALNLQGQKAKEEQQRMELQLKELKVMNEKCTKELEQLQVKNTKLQQDSEQLSSAKDHLSLENQQTSYQLKMREEEVSQMRQEIAKQTKMREAIQKKLHQMEDQKADVDVQRETLKAQIAGLEKDVESSRKQAEVDRKAIEELIRERDILNKNMIKAAQSTEKEQNLVKLLEQDKKTLEHEINGYRQEAQKQRKIIQQLEKERDRYINDTSNLMQKVQQKMSDVEVREMEIFDWRKKVTEAECKLKQQENLLESVVSERNLYSKNLIEAQEDISEMKRKMKTMNNQVTRLRDDISGKELALAKDQQEHKRLEKDNEALKVELHLMKAQLEESKQRVESQKAEQQKLQKIIADADAEQIQQKKQLEQVIRERDNLGKQLLQRNDERALLYEKIRIQQSILNKGDFHYNQRMEDIRLLKLEIKRLHRKKSILDKNVPDVEDLRRELFHLQRELLRERTRNSVLQEQLKPINIHRWRRLEGSDPGKYELIQKIQSLQKRLIAKTQELEERELLLQEKEKLYVELKHILARQPGPEAAEQLQQCRWTIRERTKKLKALIAELRMLDSRMNEYKSENQYLTNELANIKKKYLSQKKLHSELRTKPKVELLEPLPQLSSRPHFTGGGFKIDNPMKR, from the exons ATGGAG GAGTCAGGACCGGGCGGCGAGGACGTATCCCTGGAGGAGTTCCAGGTGGTCCTGAATGAGCTGGATGGAGACCAGAGTTTGGACAAGGTCCGGGTGCAGTATGAGAGGCTGGTCCACGCCCTGAAGAAGTCCAGAGAGAACGAGAGGAGGCTGATGTCTAAATGTAGGGAGCTGAACGCAGAGATTGTGTCCACCTCCACTAAAGTCGCAGCCGCCTTGAAGCTCTCCCAGGAAGACGAGACGACGATTGCGTCACTGAAGAGG GAGCTGGATAAAGCTTGGAAAATGGTAGACACCGCTCACGATAAAGAGAAGAAGGACAAAGAGACCATGAGAAATCTAAAAGAAGAGGTGGCTGACCTGATCAAAATGGGCGAACAACAGTCCGTCCTTTCTGTGACTCAGGAGCAGAG CGCTCGACTAAAGTTGAACGAGGAGCTGACCAGGGAGAGGGATGAGCTGCTGACAAATGTGGAAAGTCTGAGAGAAAAACTTGACAAGGTCATCGCAGACCAACAGGAAGTTGAGGCCCAGCGAGACGCTGCTGGCGAGAATATATCCCAG CTTCAGCAGGAGCTCCAGGTTCAACAGAATGAGATTTCCCGGGAGATGAGGCTGAAGGAGAAGCTGGACAAGGAGGTGAAGCAGCTGCACATTGACATGGAAGCCAAGATGGCGGACATCAAAGCGCTGAATCTGCAGGGTCAAAAGGCaaaagaggagcagcagaggatggagctgcagctgaaggAGCTGAAG gtaatgaatgaaaaatgcacCAAGGAGCTGGAGCAGCTGCAGGTGAAGAACACGAAGCTGCAGCAGGATAGTGAGCAGCTGTCCTCAGCCAAAGATCACCTGTCCCTGGAAAACCAGCAGACCTCCTATCAGCTCAAG atgagagaggaggaggtgagtcaGATGCGTCAGGAGATCgccaaacaaactaagatgaGAGAAGCCATCCAGAAGAAGCTCCACCAGATGGAGGATCAGAAAGCGGATGTGGACGTGCAGAGAGAGACGCTGAAAGCTCAGATTGCTGGTCTGGAGAAAG ATGTGGAATCTTCCCGAAAGCAAGCTGAGGTCGACAGGAAAGCAATAGAGGAGCTGATCCGAGAGAGAGACATCTTAAATAAG AACATGATCAAAGCTGCACAGTCGACTGAGAAGGAGCAGAACCTGGTGAAGCTCCTGGAGCAGGACAAGAAGACCCTGGAGCACGAGATCAACGGCTACCGCCAGGAGGCGCAGAAGCAACGCAAGATCAtccagcagctggagaaggagcgCGACCGCTACATCAACGACACCAGCAACCTCATGCAGAAG GTGCAACAAAAAATGAGTGACGTTGAagtgagagagatggagataTTTGACTGGAGGAAGAAGGTGACGGAGGCTGAGTGCAAACTGAAGCAGCAGGAGAACCTGCTGGAGTCCGTCGTGTCAGAGAGGAACCTGTATAGCAAGAACCTTATCGAGGCACAG GAGGACATTTCAgaaatgaagaggaagatgaagaccaTGAACAACCAGGTGACCCGACTGAGAGATGACATCAGCGGGAAGGAGCTGGCTCTTGCCAAAGATCAGCAGGAGCACAAACGCTTAGAGAAGGATAACGAGGCTCTCAAG GTGGAGCTTCATCTGATGAAGGCCCAGCTTGAAGAGTCGAAGCAGCGAGTTGAGAGCCAGAAAGCAGAGCAGCAAAAACTGCAGAAGATTATAGCAGATGCTGACGCTGAGCAGATCCAGCAGAAGAAGCAACTAGAACAG GTAATCAGAGAGCGCGACAACCTGGGCAAACAGCTGCTGCAACGCAACGACGAACGAGCGCTGCTCTACGAGAAGATCAGGATCCAGCAGTCCATCCTGAACAAGGGAGACTTTCACTACAACCAGCGTATGGAGGACATTCGCCTCCTCAAGCTGGAGATCAAGAGGCTCCACCGCAAGAAGAGCATCCTGGACAAAAACGTACCTGATGTAGAAGACCTGAG ACGAGAGCTGTTCCACctccagagggagctgctgaGGGAGAGGACCAGGAACAGCGTCCTCCAGGAGCAGCTTAAACCCATCAACATTCACCGATGGAGAAGACTGGAG GGCAGCGACCCTGGTAAATACGAGCTCATCCAGAAGATCCAGTCCTTACAAAAACGACTGATTGCCAAGACGCAGGAGCTTGAAGAGAGGGAGCTGTTGTTGCAG GAAAAGGAGAAGCTGTACGTGGAGCTGAAGCACATTCTGGCCCGGCAACCGGGTCCAGAGGCGGCCGAGCAGCTCCAGCAGTGTCGCTGGACCATCAGGGAGAGGACCAAGAAGCTGAAG GCTTTGATAGCTGAGCTTAGGATGCTCGACTCCAGGATGAATGAGTACAAAAGCGAAAATCAGTATTTAACCAATGAGCTCGCGAACATTAAGAAGAAGTACCTCAGTCAGAAAAAACTCCACAG TGAGCTCAGAACCAAACCCAAAGTGGAGCTACTGGAACCTCTGCCCCAGCTGAGCAGCAGGCCTCACTTCACTGGAGGAGGTTTCAAGATCGACAACCCCATGAAGAGATAG
- the LOC137606604 gene encoding hepatitis A virus cellular receptor 1-like isoform X1, whose amino-acid sequence MPSLLLHVFIAVCFLSGHVSAVTTDTVVGMAGKRVTLPCRLEAERQRGVEVCWGRGEPSVFTCHNAVVNTAGRKVTYKKSYRYTVSSSSSLTILNSRLSDAGFYHCRVQLPGPFNDQTSIIHLIIVPRVFVSKTTTKTPELSDKKDAGKTNAPRTTTGFPTGSDVTEEGSTGPMIAYIQSSVQKQQEHSLKSFIGNTVRVSFIAFIPALLLTAAYKVYRTKQSPKADGRLNQSDDEGADTYA is encoded by the exons ATGCCGTCGCTCCTTCTTCACGTCTTCATCGCCGTCTGTTTCCTCTCAG gCCACGTGTCTGCCGTCACCACGGATACAGTGGTGGGCATGGCCGGGAAGAGGGTGACGCTACCATGTCGTTTGGAGGCGGAGCGTCAGAGAGGCGTGGAGGTGTGCTGGGGAAGAGGAGAGCCGTCTGTGTTCACCTGTCACAACGCTGTGGTAAACACCGCTGGACGTAAGGTGACGTACAAGAAGTCCTACAG gtacacagtctcctcctcctcatctctgaCCATCTTAAACTCTCGACTGTCAGACGCTGGTTTCTATCACTGCAGAGTTCAGCTACCCGGCCCCTTCAACGACCAGACGTCCATCATTCACCTCATCATCGTCC CTCGTGTCTTTGTCTCCAAGACAACAACCAAAACGCCGGAGCTGTCGGACAAGAAGGATGCTGGGAAAACGAACGCGCCACGCACCACAACgg GTTTccccacaggaagtgatgtcactgaagAAGGAAGTACCGGGCCGATGATAGCGTATATTCAG TCGTCTGTCCAGAAGCAGCAGGAACACAGCCTGAAGAGCTTCATCGGAAACACAGTGAGAGTTTCCTTCATTGCCTTCATACCCGCCCTGCTGCTGACCGCTGCTTAca AAGTTTACAGGACAAAGCAGAGCCCCAAGGCTGACGGGAGGCTGAACCAATCAGACGACGAGGGGGCGGATACCTATGCCTGA
- the LOC137606604 gene encoding hepatitis A virus cellular receptor 1-like isoform X2: MPSLLLHVFIAVCFLSGHVSAVTTDTVVGMAGKRVTLPCRLEAERQRGVEVCWGRGEPSVFTCHNAVVNTAGRKVTYKKSYRYTVSSSSSLTILNSRLSDAGFYHCRVQLPGPFNDQTSIIHLIIVPRVFVSKTTTKTPELSDKKDAGKTNAPRTTTGSDVTEEGSTGPMIAYIQSSVQKQQEHSLKSFIGNTVRVSFIAFIPALLLTAAYKVYRTKQSPKADGRLNQSDDEGADTYA, from the exons ATGCCGTCGCTCCTTCTTCACGTCTTCATCGCCGTCTGTTTCCTCTCAG gCCACGTGTCTGCCGTCACCACGGATACAGTGGTGGGCATGGCCGGGAAGAGGGTGACGCTACCATGTCGTTTGGAGGCGGAGCGTCAGAGAGGCGTGGAGGTGTGCTGGGGAAGAGGAGAGCCGTCTGTGTTCACCTGTCACAACGCTGTGGTAAACACCGCTGGACGTAAGGTGACGTACAAGAAGTCCTACAG gtacacagtctcctcctcctcatctctgaCCATCTTAAACTCTCGACTGTCAGACGCTGGTTTCTATCACTGCAGAGTTCAGCTACCCGGCCCCTTCAACGACCAGACGTCCATCATTCACCTCATCATCGTCC CTCGTGTCTTTGTCTCCAAGACAACAACCAAAACGCCGGAGCTGTCGGACAAGAAGGATGCTGGGAAAACGAACGCGCCACGCACCACAACgg gaagtgatgtcactgaagAAGGAAGTACCGGGCCGATGATAGCGTATATTCAG TCGTCTGTCCAGAAGCAGCAGGAACACAGCCTGAAGAGCTTCATCGGAAACACAGTGAGAGTTTCCTTCATTGCCTTCATACCCGCCCTGCTGCTGACCGCTGCTTAca AAGTTTACAGGACAAAGCAGAGCCCCAAGGCTGACGGGAGGCTGAACCAATCAGACGACGAGGGGGCGGATACCTATGCCTGA
- the LOC137606408 gene encoding alpha-1A adrenergic receptor-like, giving the protein MSLWFNGTSADLYASVGPNSSINRTDATQRRGHYGAAPLDLSRAVPVGMVLASFIMFAIVGNILVILSVVCNRHLRIPTNYFIINLAIADLLLGTTVLPVSATQEVLDYWVFGRIFCDIWAAVDVLCCTASIMSLCVISIDRYIGVSHPLQYPMIVTKKRALLAMLGVWALSTVISIGPLLGWKQPPSQDDTVCIITEEPFYALFSSLGSFYIPLTIILTMYFRVYIVAKRTTKNLEAGMMKERQEDSNELTLRIHCRSQQIQELCQSSKAGGGATAGRSTLTVKLLKFSREKKAAKTLGVVVGMFILCWLPFFLVLPIGSFSSNLRPPETFFKVIFWLGYFNSCLNPIIYPCYSREFKQAFIRILRCRWKRKRQGLRAYYNYRCQQGSNNSSFLNGSQQTLSSVSPSPRSITTRLRPPSWPSSSSPYREPLPGAKGRGRTSPVSPLAKDAAKVSLLVSQHEVVVNGQSGNEDEHRSVKGTKAGH; this is encoded by the exons ATGAGTCTATGGTTTAACGGTACCTCCGCGGATCTCTACGCCAGCGTCGGTCCCAACTCCTCCATCAACCGCACCGACGCCACGCAGCGCCGCGGACACTACGGCGCCGCCCCGCTGGATCTGAGCCGGGCGGTGCCGGTGGGTATGGTGCTGGCCTCCTTCATCATGTTCGCCATCGTGGGGAACATCCTCGTCATTCTGTCGGTGGTTTGTAACCGACACCTGCGGATCCCCACCAACTACTTCATCATCAACCTGGCGATCGCAGACCTGCTGCTGGGGACCACGGTGCTGCCGGTGTCCGCCACGCAGGAG GTTTTGGATTACTGGGTGTTTGGTCGGATCTTCTGTGACATCTGGGCAGCGGTGGACGTCCTGTGCTGCACGGCGTCCATCATGTCTCTGTGCGTCATCTCCATTGACCGGTATATCGGCGTTAGCCACCCGCTGCAGTACCCAATGATTGTCACAAAGAAGAGGGCACTGCTCGCCATGCTGGGCGTCTGGGCCCtctccactgtcatctccatcGGGCCGCTGCTAGGCTGGAAACAACCGCCATCCCAG GACGACACCGTTTGCATCATCACCGAGGAGCCTTTCTACGCCCTCTTCTCTTCACTCGGTTCCTTCTACATCCCTCTAACCATCATCCTTACCATGTACTTTCGCGTTTACATCGTGGCCAAACGCACCACCAAAAATCTAGAGGCCGGCATGATGAAGGAACGTCAGGAAGACTCCAATGAGCTCACCCTGAGGATCCACTGCAGGAGCCAGCAGATCCAAGAACTATGTCAATCCTCTAAGGCTGGTGGCGGCGCTACAGCCGGACGCAGCACCCTAACGGTCAAACTGCTCAAGTTCTCAAGAGAGAAGAAGGCTGCCAAGACGCTGGGCGTGGTGGTGGGCATGTTCATCCTCTGCTGGCTACCTTTCTTCCTGGTTCTCCCAATTG gGTCGTTCAGTAGCAACCTGCGTCCTCCTGAAACCTTCTTCAAAGTCATTTTCTGGTTGGGGTACTTCAACAGCTGCCTGAACCCCATCATCTACCCCTGCTACAGCCGAGAGTTCAAACAG GCGTTCATCCGGATCCTTCGCTGTCGATGGAAGCGGAAGCGTCAGGGTTTGCGAGCCTACTACAACTACCGCTGCCAGCAGGGTTCCAACAACTCCTCCTTTCTGAACGGCAGCCAACAGACACTGTCCTCCGTTAGCCCCAGCCCCCGCTCCATCACCACCAGACTTCGCCCCCCGTCTTggccctcctcatcctcaccttaCCGAGAACCTCTTCCTGGGGCGAAAGGAAGAGGACGGACGAGCCCGGTGTCGCCGTTGGCGAAAGATGCTGCCAAGGTGTCGCTCCTTGTCTCACAGCACGAGGTCGTGGTCAACGGGCAGAGTGGAAATGAAGACGAGCACAGATCAGTCAAGGGCACGAAGGCGGGCCACTAA
- the LOC137606632 gene encoding histone H4 translates to MSGRGKGGKGLGKGGAKRHRKVLRDNIQGITKPAIRRLARRGGVKRISGLIYEETRGVLKVFLENVIRDAVTYTEHAKRKTVTAMDVVYALKRQGRTLYGFGG, encoded by the coding sequence ATGAGCGGAAGAGGAAAGGGAGGCAAAGGACTCGGCAAAGGAGGCGCCAAGCGTCACCGCAAGGTTCTGCGTGATAACATCCAGGGGATCACCAAGCCCGCCATCCGCCGTCTGGCTCGCCGTGGCGGAGTGAAGCGTATCTCCGGTCTGATCTACGAGGAGACCCGCGGTGTGCTGAAGGTGTTCCTGGAGAACGTGATCCGTGACGCCGTCACCTACACCGAGCACGCCAAGAGGAAGACCGTTACCGCCATGGATGTGGTGTACGCCCTGAAGAGACAGGGCCGCACTCTGTACGGCTTCGGAGGTTAA
- the LOC137606631 gene encoding histone H2B 1/2-like, with product MPGDTVKGGKKGSKKAVTKATKGTRKKRRPRKESYAIYVYKVLKQVHPDTGISSKAMSIMNSFVNDIFERIASEASRLAHYNKRSTISSREIQTAVRLLLPGELAKHAVSEGTKAVTKYTSSK from the coding sequence ATGCCGGGTGACACGGTGAAAGGAGGGAAGAAAGGGTCGAAGAAGGCCGTAACGAAGGCTACCAAAGGcaccaggaagaagaggagacccAGGAAGGAGAGCTATGCCATCTACGTGTACAAAGTCCTGAAGCAGGTCCACCCTGACACCGGGATCTCCTCCAAGGCGATGAGCATCATGAACTCCTTCGTGAATGACATCTTCGAGAGGATCGCCAGTGAGGCTTCCCGCCTCGCTCATTACAACAAGCGCTCCACCATCAGCTCCAGGGAGATCCAGACCGCGGTCCGCCTGCTGCTGCCCGGTGAGCTCGCCAAGCACGCCGTGTCCGAGGGCACCAAGGCGGTGACCAAGTACACCAGCTCCAAGTAG